The proteins below are encoded in one region of Populus alba chromosome 2, ASM523922v2, whole genome shotgun sequence:
- the LOC118049916 gene encoding RPM1-interacting protein 4 — MAQRSHVPKFGNWESEENVPYTAYFDKARKGRGGKIINPNDPQENPDLVSDYAAPDQAPPFRAKAPPEEAAGQVAVRQAHEHRTSREESELKQFPNSPARNENLNRRASYESAPQRYGGRGPSFGEAHKRPARSSIGSENSMEQSPIHNHARISGRNSGAPSPSWEGKNSNEGIHGTPGRSRLRPRGDESPDKGAAVPKFGDWDENNPSSADGYTHIFNKVREERQIGEGKMPGMPTESSYSSDRKRTPSDSAKCCCFPWGRN; from the exons ATGGCA caaCGTTCACATGTACCAAAGTTTGGTAATTGGGAAAGTGAAGAGAATGTTCCATATACAGCCTATTTTGACAAGGCTAGGAAGGGTCGAGGAGGGAAGATCATAAATCCAAATGATCCCCAGGAGAACCCTGATTTAGTTTCTGATTATGCAGCTCCAGATCAAGCCCCTCCTTTTAGAGCCAAAGCTCCACCAGAGGAAGCAGCAGGGCAGGTAGCTGTTAGACAAGCACATGAGCATAGAACAAGCAGGGAAGAAAGTGAATTGAAACAGTTCCCTAATTCTCCAGCACGCAATGAAAATTTGAACCGCAGAGCTAGTTATGAGTCAGCCCCTCAACGTTATGGGGGACGGGGACCAAGCTTTGGTGAAGCCCATAAACGACCGGCAAGATCCAGTATTGGGTCTGAAAACAGTATGGAGCAATCCCCAATCCATAACCATGCCAGGATTTCTGGGAGAAACAGTGGAGCTCCATCACCTTCCTGGGaaggaaaaaattcaaatgaggGTATTCATGGAACTCCTGGAAGATCCCGACTGAGACCAAGAGGCGATGAAAGT CCTGATAAGGGAGCAGCTGTTCCGAAATTTGGTGATTGGGATGAGAACAACCCTTCATCAGCTGATGGTTATACTCACATTTTCAACAAAGTGAGGGAGGAAAGGCAAATTGGGGAAGGGAAGATGCCTGGCATGCCTACCGAGTCTTCCTATTCCTCTGATCGTAAGCGAACCCCAAGTGACAGCGCTAAG